The region TATGTCCTTCATCAATAATTATTATTGAAACATCCTTAAAGAATTCTTTTTCATTTCGATAAAGCAAATCTATTTTTTCAGGAGTGGCAATAAGAACATCTGCTTCTTCCACCCATAGATTTTCATATTCATCAATTTCATATGATTTGGTCATGTTCGATAATGTAAATCCTAATTTTTCAAGTGAAGATAAACTCTCATTAATTTCATTAGTTAATGAAAGATAAGGTGTGATGTATATTGCTTTTGAGTTTTCATTTTCAATTAGTGAATTTAATAATAGTATTTCCGTAATAAATGTTTTTCCTGCACTGGTTGGCATTTTTATAATGTAATTTTCATTTTCCTGATTTTCTCCAATGATATTTGCATTTAAAGCATTTAATTGGGAGTTCCAAAATTCCATAATTGATTGTCTATTTTTAGCAGGTTTAATTTCAAATTTTGAGTAATAATCTTTTGTTTTTAATTTAATGAATTTATTCCAAAGTGGATGTGAAGTATCGATATATTTGTCCATATTGGTCCAAATATTTTTTTCAAAGAATATTTCCAATCTCACATTAAAAAGATGCATTAAATGTGACATTAAAACATTCCCACTATATAATATAGATTTATAGGCATTTTGAGAATGGAATGTTATTGCTTCTATCAGATTCTCATCACCTTCGAAGATAAATTCAATGAGATTTGTTAATAAAGAAATATAATTATTTAAAAATTTTTCATAAGCCGAATGCAATCTATTAGGATTAATTGTTCTTAATTGAATTAGCTCATCATTAAGCAAATAAATTTTCTTCTGTAAAAATAATTGTATGGTTTTTAAAAATAAGTTTTCTAAATTATTTAATTCATCATTAGTTTTTAAAGAATAATAATCAAATTCCTTTTCTAATTCATCAATCAAACATTTTGCATTAGCTTGATAACCCGAAAGGTCATAACATAAACTAGATAATAATAAACAATATCCTATATCATATTCATCACTTACATAATATAAATTTTCATAGATTTCCGCAGCCATTTTTAAAGATAAAATTGCAGTTTCATTATCTTTATCAGTCTCCAATATGTAGCATGACCTTGAAGAGATATAAAGAGCATATCTCCATAAATAACTTTCAGAATATGTTCTATTAAATTCAGCACCATTTTTCCTTGCATATGTTTGATTTAATGATTTTTTTAAGGTTTCAGAAGAAATAATTTCTTTCATTTCTATTTCTTTTAATTTTAAATATTCACTCTTCGAAATCATTTATTATGTCCTCTGCAATATCAAGTATAATTTCATAAGTTTCACCAATTAATTCATTTAAAGAATTAATTAAAACAATATTTATAATCAAATTTGGGAGCTCTGTAATGTTTTCTTTAAAGAATTCAATAATTTGCTCACCCCACCTGTTTTTTTCCATTATCATGAATATATGGAACTCTTTTTTGTAACTATTCGGATTCTTAATAGCATCATCAAATATTTGAAATAAACTATTATTTTTGTTTTTAGTATATAATATTCTATGAATATAATCTAATATTTCAGGTTTGTCCACATTATCCTTCAATAATTCTTTTTCAGCTTTTTTCATTTCTTTTTTATATTCATAAAAACCATTTTGCTTAATATTTCCTTTAGTTTTAACTTCACTAAATGCAATAATTAAAGGAGTATCATCTAAATAACAGGTCACGACATCTGCTTCTCCTCTCATAGCTTGGTCTTTTTTCTCTTTATACCTTAGTTTATAAATAGGGATTAAATGGTTTCTAAAAACATTTAATATCTCTGCGGATACAATTTCGCCCCACATGGATTTTTGAGGATGAAACAAGGCATTTTCATCGGGTAATAATGATTCGTTTAGATCTTTTTTAATTTCATCAGAATTTAAATTATTAAATCTAATTTTAAGATATTCTGGATCATATAAACTTAATAAAACTTTTTTTGAAATATTTTTTTTAATTTCAGCAGTGATTTCTATTTTTTCTTCAAATTCATAAAATTCCATTTTATTAGGATAATCTTCTTTTTCTAGTTTATTTTCTTCAATCCATAATTTAAGCATGATAAAACCATTGTTTAAACATTATTATTATTCATTATTTTCTTTGAAGTCAAATATTCTTTTTTTGATTTTAAATTTTATATCTGTTATTTTTATAATTAGTTATTTTCGGGTAATGTTAATTTAACTAATGAGATTAATCTTTCTTTGTCTTCTGGAGATTGATTATAATAATTTAAAATCACACCATATTCGTTAATATTTTTTACTTCATTGATACATATAATTAAAAAATCAATTAATCTCTCTGCAATAACTTTCACTAATGTTTGGTCATACTGTGTTATTTCTCCATGTTTATTTTCATGAACGAAGTTGTTTCGTTTAATGTAGAGAACATCAATTCTTCTTATTAGATATTTGGGATATCCATTCGCTTTTAAAATGTTTTTCATATGTTTTTTTAGGGCAGTATCTTTCATATCTCCGTAAATGTCTTTTAAAATCTTTTCACTCAATGACCAAAATTTAAAAAATGAATTTTCTAAGATATTTTCATTTGCAGCTAAATAGTATAAATAAAAATTCTCCTTAATTTTATCGGATATCTTTGGTTTATTTTCTTTGGTAAAATCTTTTATCTGTCCATTTGATGGTAATTTATCTATTTTTGATTTATTGATTTTTTTGGAATGTGTAATTATTTCATTTTGAACACCATATCTTATAATTTTATTTTGATTATCAGTAACAATTAATGAATTGCATTCCAAATCTGAAATTTGATTATTTAATGTTAATTCATTAATATGCGTTTTAGTAGTGGTTTTGTTAAATTTATTGACATATGTTAAAAACCCAAAAAATGAATAAATTTCTCTTAAGGCATCTGATTTTAGTAAATCAACAGCTCTTGTTTCTTTAAAAAATTTAAACATTAAATATCCAGAATTGAAATTATTCTTTTCTTTATGTTCTTTTTCAAACTCATAATCCTCAAAATCGAAAACTTTCAGATTAAATGGTTTTATAAGGTCTTCAAATTTTTCTTTTTCTTTTAGTTTTTTGGATATATTGGTATAAATGATAATATTCATTGGTTCTTTATTGGATGAAATCTGAAATTCGTATTGTTCATTTACTTTTAATAAGAATTCATATAAAATTAAGCTATTATCTGCTTTTTCCAATGAAGATAATATCCATCCAATATCGATGAAATTCAGTTCTTCACGTCTAAATACTTTTTCAATATTTGTCACATCAATTAAGTAAGACATTATTAATTCATAATACCATCTTAAGTCAGTATTGTTATTTTTCATTGACTCAATACTTTCAAGTAAAATATTTTTCAAATCTTTTAATTTGTCATTGGAAATTTTTTCCTTAAATTGTATGTCTTTATTTATTAATTCTAAAAATTCCCCACAATTATCGCAAAATTTAGCATTAGAATTAGATATCTGACTATTGCAGTTTTTACATGTTTCCATAATAGTAGTTTAATTTGTTTCTAATTATATTTTGCGAATTTTAAAAATATCATATATATTTGATAATAGGTATGATAGTTTCTATTGATTTATTTTAGTTATTGTGTTATATATGTATTAAATTGTTTTTGGTTATTCGTATATTTCCGAAACGAATGCTCTTAGGATGTTGATGATTAATTTAAATTCTCTTTAAATTTCTTATTTTTTTAACTTAATGTACTCTAATCATAAATAAAAAAAATTATTCATGCTATTAATGTTTAAATCTTCTTTTCCAAGTTCCACGATAATAATTAT is a window of Methanobrevibacter sp. DNA encoding:
- a CDS encoding zinc ribbon domain-containing protein, producing the protein METCKNCNSQISNSNAKFCDNCGEFLELINKDIQFKEKISNDKLKDLKNILLESIESMKNNNTDLRWYYELIMSYLIDVTNIEKVFRREELNFIDIGWILSSLEKADNSLILYEFLLKVNEQYEFQISSNKEPMNIIIYTNISKKLKEKEKFEDLIKPFNLKVFDFEDYEFEKEHKEKNNFNSGYLMFKFFKETRAVDLLKSDALREIYSFFGFLTYVNKFNKTTTKTHINELTLNNQISDLECNSLIVTDNQNKIIRYGVQNEIITHSKKINKSKIDKLPSNGQIKDFTKENKPKISDKIKENFYLYYLAANENILENSFFKFWSLSEKILKDIYGDMKDTALKKHMKNILKANGYPKYLIRRIDVLYIKRNNFVHENKHGEITQYDQTLVKVIAERLIDFLIICINEVKNINEYGVILNYYNQSPEDKERLISLVKLTLPENN